The genomic DNA GCGGGCTGCGTGTGCTCGTATCAAAAACCGTAGGCACCTTGCCGGTGCTGGTCAGACGGGGCAATTGAGGTTCGGGCCATGACTTCACGGCACCCAGCCTAACCGAGAGGCAGGCGTTCGGCACTTCCGAGGCGAAGTGATGCCGGTTTCATATCGGCGGCCAGGGAATGACGGTGCGATCGTCCGGTGCGTCGGGGAAGAACTCGGCGGCGAGAAGCCGGTCGCCCCGGTCCTTCAGAGCCTCGATCTCGTCGGCTGACAGGCAGTCGCTCAGCTGCGTCCGCAGCCTCTCGTCCATGGCGGCGACTTCCTGAAGCGCATCGATCTCTTCGGCGCAGAACGAGGTGTGAGAGAAACCCCACAGAACGGTGCGCAGCTTCTCCTCATTGTGGAAGGTCAGTCCGTTGTCGATGCCGAAGACGCCGATGTGGGCCGCGGCCGTGGTAGGCAGACAGCTGCCGGTGATGACATGACCTGCTTTGCGGTCGGCGTTGTTCGCCAGGAGATCGAAGAAGGCGATGGAACGCAGTCCCTCGTCGACGGAATGGGAGAGTACGAGGTCACGTCCGTCCTCTGTGCGCAGAGCGAAGATCGGTGTGTGATCGACAGGGATCGCGTTGACCGTCGACAGCGTCACCGCTTCGTCATCGTCGGAGGCTTCGACATAGGCCTGCAGGGATCCGCGGCCGGCGGGCAGATCATCGCGCAGAACCGTCGGCGGAACGACCCCCAGGTCGAGTGCGGCGGAGAGTCGATACGCCGCCACCTCGCGCAGAGCCAGTGTCTGTGCCGGGAAGTCGTGCAGGGGCCGTTCGCCCGAGATGGGCTTGTAGACGGCCTTGATCGCCCGGCCTTCGTGTTCGAGCACGAGCAGTCGGGTGTCGTTGCTGGCACGAGGGATCGATCCCATCTCCGTCCACTCCCCCGCAGCCAGCGCGTCGAGGAGAATCCCGTGGTCCATCATTGATCAGGCGCGCGGGATCCCGTTGGCACGGGGGCACAGGTGGCCGTCGGGTTCGAGCGGGAGGGAGCAGAACGGGCAGTCTCCGCGTCCGGCGCTGACGACCTGTTCTCCGCGGCGGGCGAATTCTCGGGCGGCGGCTGCGTCGAGGACGATGCGCAGGACTTCGCGTTCGACCTCGTCGTCATCGGGGTCGGCGGAGGTTCCGGCCTGGGCGTCCGCCTCGGTGAGTTCGAAGCATTCGATGACGAGTTCGTGCTTGACGGTGTCCCACCCCAGGCTCATCGTGCCGACGCGGAACTCCGGTTCGATGGGGACGTTGAGCCCGGCGTTGTCGATGAGATCGTCGAGCGCCGTCTGCGGCACCCGCGCGGCCGGATCCTTGATCATCACCATGTCGAGCAGTTCGGTGATCCGGTCGGAGAGGATTTCGACCTGCTCCTTCTCGACGACCACGGTCGTCAGCGCGTTGCCGGACTTCGCCTGGAGGAGGAACGTCCTCTCGCCGGGAAGTCCGATTGTGCCGACGACGAAACGATCGGGCGTGGGGTGGTCGTACAGAGCTGCCATGTCTTCAGCCTAGTTCAAAGACTTACATGTCGGTCCGGCCTGGGATACATTTGAGTCATGAGCACTGATCCTCGTGAGGCCCTGGACGCATTCCTCGAAGCAGTGAGAGAGCACTACGCTGCATCCGCGCACCGCAACGGTGACCAAGACCCCCGAGTCGAAGCCGCTTATATGGCTTTGGCCGATGCCTTCGAAATCTACGAAGACGCGATCTACACCGCGTTCGACGAAGTCACCCCATTCGAACTCTTCGATGATGTCGAGGATGCCAAGGACGATGACGAGTTCCTCCTCGACGATGACGACGAGGACGACTGAGAGATTCGCAGAGGGTCGGGCCTGCAGTTCTAGTCCGACGGACCCCAGGAGATCTGGTCGAGCACCTCGGCGATCTCATCGGCCAAGTCGACCTCGCTGCCGGTGACCTCGGCCAGCTGCGCCGGGGTGCGAGGCGAGACCAAGGTGCTTGCGATACCGTGCTGGCGGTTGAAGGCCAAGGCGATGTCCAATGTCGATACGCCCAGAGCGGTCGCGGCACGACGGACGCCGGCGAGCACCCGGTTCGACCGCTCATCGAGATAGGCACCGGCGTAATCGCTCAGCTCCCCCGCCAGGCGCGAATCCTGCGGAGTCGCATTCCGGTATTTGTCGGTGAGCACACCTCTACCCAGCCCGGCTCCGGCGATGAGGGAGACGCCCGCATAGTCGGCGGCCGGGACAAGCTCTGCCTCGGCCTCGCGGTTGAGCAGCGAGTATTCGGCGACGGCACAGGCAACCGGAATCCCGGCACCGCGCATCTCCGCCAGCTGCCAACCGGTGTGGTGGGACACGCCCACGTAGCGGATCTTTCCAAGCGTCAGCAGTGTCTCGACCGCCGAGGCTGTCTCGGCACGGTCGACCTCGGCATCGAAGACGTCGAGGACGAGCACGTCGAGGTGGTCGCGACCGACTGTGCGCAGCAGGGAATCGACTTGGCTGAGGATTCTCGAGCGCCCGAGTCCGGTCTCGATGTGGCCGGGTTCACTGAGGGACACGCCCACCCGGGCCAGCAGCAGAATCTCTTCGGGAAGTCTCAGCCGTCCGAGCACCTCGGCGGAGATCGTAGCCGAGCTGGGCAGCTCGATGAGGTTGCCACCTGCGTCTTTGTACCCATCGACGAGGCGCTGGGCGACCTGGTCATCGACCCGATGCCCCCACTCGAAGGTCCCGAGACCCACATCGCTGACGACCAGACCGGTAGTGCCGAGGCGTTGGTGCTTCATGCTTCTTGAGGTTACCCGATGCTGCGACTACCGTGGTTTCGTTCCCACCTCATATTCTCAAGGAGTCGTATGTACGACTGGCTGGTCGCTGCCGTGCTCGGAATCGTGCAGGCACTCACCGAGTTCCTCCCGATCTCCTCCTCTGCGCATGTGCGCATCGTCGGCGAACTCATGCTGCCCGGTTCGGATCCGGGCGCGTTCTTCACCGCCATCATCCAGATCGGCACCGAGGCGGCCGTCGTCGTCTACTTCTGGCGCGACATCATCACGATCATCTCGAAATGGTGCAAGGCACTCGTCGGCAAGCACGATCGCAAGGACCCCGAGGTGCGTCTGGGCTGGCTCATCATCGTGGGTTCGATTCCCATCGTCATCATCGGCCTGCTCTTTCAGGATTACATCGAGGGTGCTCTGCGCAGCCTGTGGATCACCGCGACGATGCTCATCGTCTTCGGTCTCATCATCGGCATCGCCGACTGGGCCGGGAAACGCGAACGCACCCTCGAGGACATGAACTGGGGTCAGGGCATCCTGTTCGGCTTCGCACAGGCGCTCGCCGTCATTCCCGGCGTGTCACGCTCGGGCGGCACGATCATGGCCGGCCGTTTCATGGGCTTCGATCGCCCGGCAGCGGCTCGCTACTCGTTCCTGCTCGCCATTCCCGCCGTCGTCGGCTCCGGCCTCTACGGTGTGGCGCAGACGCTCGGTCGCAGTGAAGCCATGGTTCTCGGCTGGGGACCGACGATCCTCGCCACGGTGATTTCGTTCGCTCTCGGCCTCGTCGTCATCCACTGGTTCCTCAAGTACGTGGAGACGAAGTCCTTCGCCATCTTCGTCTGGTACCGCGTGGCCCTGGGCATCGTCCTCTACATCCTGCTCGGCACCGGAGTCCTCGCAGCAGTCTGAGCCCGCGCATTTCATTTCGGGCTGACATCCGACCCTCCAGCATCATCTGATCCCGGCATTCGCTCCTGAGTGCCGGGATCAGCGCATTCCGCCGCCGCCGACGGCGGCCGATTGGGCGAGTCCGGCAGCGGTCACCGACATCGCCGCGAGCACCGGCCTGTCACCGGAGAAGTCGATGACCGTGAACGACCCGGGAGCGACGCTCAGCCGTTGGAAGTCATCCAGCGGCATCCCCAGGGCGTCGGCGATGATCGCCTTGATGATGTCTCCGTGGGAGACGATCATCGCCCACCGAGGCGGCGTCGATTTCTCGGTACCGTCCGTGGGTTCTGCATCGGCCCGGGATTCGGCATCGGCACGTTCGTCCTCACGCAGCTGGGCCACGAGATCACGGACGCGGGCTGTGGAACGTTCGGCCGCCTCGGTGATGGATTCCCCTCCGGGGAACCTGGCCTGCGACGCCGACTTCACTACGGTCGCCCACAGGGGCTCCTCGCCCAGTTCCTTGAGTGGCCGGCCAGTCCATTCGCCGTAGTCGAGCTCGATGACGGCCTCGTCGACGTCGATGCGATCGAAGTCAGCTGTTTCGGCCGCGATCGATGCGGTCTGTGCGCAGCGCTGCAGGGGCGAATGCAGCAGCTGGGTGAAGTGTCGGTGCGGCAGCAGTTCGAGATTGGCCCGCAGCGCCCGGATTCCCTCATCGGTGAGGGACACGCCGGGGGCGCGTCCGGCCAGGATTCCGGAGACGTTGGCGCTGGAGAGGCCGTGCCGCAGCAGAACGATGACGGGCATACCCTCAAGATTAGCCCAGATCGTCTAGGGTGAGGCTATGAAACGTCAGCGTCCACGTATGACATACGAATTCCGCAAGGTCTCGTTCTCTCGCGATGTGCCGCGGTCGGTCAGCCTGCAGGAACTCAACGACCAGGCGGAATACGGCCAATGGGAGCTCGCCCGCACCCGCATCTCCGCCGGCGGAGTCCGCACCGTGTGGCTGCGCCGGAAGATCATGCCGTTGACGATGAGTAGCTGATGGTGTGAGGTCGCCTACCCTCGTTCCTGTTCTCACTGCCGGCCTCGTCACGATCACTGCGGGAGCGGCCATGTCGCTCCAGGGACGAGCGAACGGTCTGTCTTCATCGCCCTGACGACGGTCACCGTAGCCAGGCTGGGCGTGCTGCTGCTCAGCCTGTTCGCGCTCTTCGGCAACCTCGCCGGGGCATTGGCCCTCGATGTGCTGCTGCCGATCCCCGGCTCCGATGTCACGCTGACCACGGTGCTCAGCGCCATCGGAGTGCTCATCGGTATCGTCGTGACGATTCTGCCGGTGCCGGTCGGGCCTTCAGCAGCGGTCAGGCCTTCATCAGGAAGTCGCCGAGGACCCGCGTCCCGAACTTGAGCGCCGAGATCGGCACCCTCTCGTCGACGCCGTGGAACATCGCCGGGAAGTCGAGGTCGCCGGTGAGCTGGAGCGGAGCGAAGCCGTAGCCGGTGATGCCGAGCTCGGCCATCGACTTGTTGTCCGTGCCTCCGGAAAGCGTGTAGGGCAGGACGTTCGCGCTCGGGTCGTCGGCGAGCAGGCTCTTCTGCATCTGCGCGACCAACGGAGTGTCGAACGGTGACTCGAGCGCCTCGCCTTCATCCTCGGCGGTGATGTCGATCCCCTCCCCCGCGAGTTCCTTGATCTTGAGCATGACGTCCTCATGCTGTCCCGGCAGAGTGCGGCAGTCGACGTAGGCTGTTGCGCTGCCGGGAATGACGTTGTGTTTGTATCCGGCTTCGAGGAATGACGGGTTGGAGGTGTTCTGCAGCGTCGGTGCCACGAACTTCTCGACCGAACCCAGTTCGGCGAGCAGCTGCGGGATCGTCTCTGCCGTGAACTCGATTCCCGTGAGCTCCGAGACGCCTTCGAGCAGTTTCCGTGTGGCCAGAGGGATCTCCTGCGGCCACGGGTGGTTGCCGATCCGGGTGATCGCGGCGGCGAGCCGCGTGACGGGATTGTCGTCGTTGCGCTGAGATCCGTGCCCGGCGGTGCCGTGGGCGACGAGGTTGAGCCAGGCCAATCCCTTCTCGGCGGTCTGGATGAGGTAGACACGCTGCCCGCGGACGTCGACGGAGTAGCCGCCGACTTCGGAGATCGCCTCGGTGGCCCCGGAGAACAGCTCGGGACGGTTGCGCACCATATGGCGGGCACCGTAGTTTCCTCCGGCCTCCTCGTCGGCGAAGAACGCGATCACGAGGTCCCGACGCGGAGTGAGTCCCTGGCGGAGCATGGCGCGGACGGACGCGACGATCATCGCGTCCATGTCCTTCATGTCCACCGCTCCGCGGCCCCACAGCAGACCGTCCTTGACGACTCCTCCGAAGGGGTCGACGCTCCAGTCCTCCGCGGCCGCCGGAACGACGTCGGTGTGGCCGTGGACGACGAGGGCCGGCGCCTCGGGATCGGAGCCCTTCACACGGGCCACGAGGTTGGCCCGGCCCGGTGAGGATTCGACGATCTCGGACTTCAGGTCCACCTCGGCAAGCCAGGACGCGATGAGTTCGGCGGCCGGCAGCTCCGGGTTGGCTTTGTTCCCGCCCCAGTTCTGGGTGTCGATGCGGATGAGCTGACGGCACAGTTCGGTGACTTCGTCCTCTGCGGCGCTGAAATCAAACACGGAGACTCCCCTCGATGGTGGTTCGATCACGCGGCGGTGCTGTGATCGGCCTGACAGTCACCACCGTATCCCACCCGCGAGCCTGTCTCCGACTGCCGAATACGAAAACGGCCTCCGGATCGAAATCCGGAGGCCATCCCCTCGTTGTGCGCGAAGGGGGACTTGAACCCCCACGCCCGATAAGTTGGGCACTAGCACCTCAAGCTAGCGCGTCTACCAATTCCGCCACTCGCGCTGGCAACAGAGATAACTCTACATGCGCGAAACGGTGTCGCAAAATCGAAATCGGCTTTTGTGACGCACTGCACTTATCAGACCATCAGTCGAGGTGTGCCACCCGCGAGAGGACGTGCGGTTTGCCGTTCTTCAGGTCGAAGACGGCCGACTGCGCAGCCTCGTGACGACGCCCTTCGGTCAGCGCATAGCCGACCGTGCCGGGCAGCAGGATCGGCTTCGCGAAGGACACATCCCAGCGGTAGGACTCGAGCCGCGGATCCATCGCCGAGAACGCCCGGGAGGCGCTGTACATCCCATGGGCGATCTGCCGCGGAAATCCGAATCCCTTCGCGGCCAGACCGTTGAGGTGAATCGGGTTGTAGTCACCGGAGACCTTCGCATAGCGCTGACCGATGATCGGATCCAGACGCCACAGGGCACTGGGCTGCGGCGCCGTGAACTCGAGGTGCGGCACCTGTGCCTTCGGCTTGGCTCCGGAGAGCTTCCGCCCCTTGGCCAGGTACGTTGAAACCTCGACCATCACGGGACGACCGTCGACCTTCGCCTCGAGCCGAACCTCGATCGTGGTGCCCTTCGTGTGCTCGAAGGGACCGGCGAGCTCGAGGTGGAAGTCCACGACCTCGCCGAGGCGGGCCTGCGAATGCATATCGACGCGATTGTGGATGTGGACCATCCCCATCATCGGCAGCGGCACTTCGGGGTCGGCCAGCAGCTGCATGCTCAGCGGGAAGCCGAGGATGTGCAGGTAGCCGG from Brevibacterium sp. JSBI002 includes the following:
- a CDS encoding SCO1664 family protein, with the translated sequence MDHGILLDALAAGEWTEMGSIPRASNDTRLLVLEHEGRAIKAVYKPISGERPLHDFPAQTLALREVAAYRLSAALDLGVVPPTVLRDDLPAGRGSLQAYVEASDDDEAVTLSTVNAIPVDHTPIFALRTEDGRDLVLSHSVDEGLRSIAFFDLLANNADRKAGHVITGSCLPTTAAAHIGVFGIDNGLTFHNEEKLRTVLWGFSHTSFCAEEIDALQEVAAMDERLRTQLSDCLSADEIEALKDRGDRLLAAEFFPDAPDDRTVIPWPPI
- a CDS encoding DUF3090 family protein; the encoded protein is MAALYDHPTPDRFVVGTIGLPGERTFLLQAKSGNALTTVVVEKEQVEILSDRITELLDMVMIKDPAARVPQTALDDLIDNAGLNVPIEPEFRVGTMSLGWDTVKHELVIECFELTEADAQAGTSADPDDDEVEREVLRIVLDAAAAREFARRGEQVVSAGRGDCPFCSLPLEPDGHLCPRANGIPRA
- a CDS encoding aldo/keto reductase, producing the protein MKHQRLGTTGLVVSDVGLGTFEWGHRVDDQVAQRLVDGYKDAGGNLIELPSSATISAEVLGRLRLPEEILLLARVGVSLSEPGHIETGLGRSRILSQVDSLLRTVGRDHLDVLVLDVFDAEVDRAETASAVETLLTLGKIRYVGVSHHTGWQLAEMRGAGIPVACAVAEYSLLNREAEAELVPAADYAGVSLIAGAGLGRGVLTDKYRNATPQDSRLAGELSDYAGAYLDERSNRVLAGVRRAATALGVSTLDIALAFNRQHGIASTLVSPRTPAQLAEVTGSEVDLADEIAEVLDQISWGPSD
- a CDS encoding undecaprenyl-diphosphate phosphatase, with protein sequence MYDWLVAAVLGIVQALTEFLPISSSAHVRIVGELMLPGSDPGAFFTAIIQIGTEAAVVVYFWRDIITIISKWCKALVGKHDRKDPEVRLGWLIIVGSIPIVIIGLLFQDYIEGALRSLWITATMLIVFGLIIGIADWAGKRERTLEDMNWGQGILFGFAQALAVIPGVSRSGGTIMAGRFMGFDRPAAARYSFLLAIPAVVGSGLYGVAQTLGRSEAMVLGWGPTILATVISFALGLVVIHWFLKYVETKSFAIFVWYRVALGIVLYILLGTGVLAAV
- a CDS encoding histidine phosphatase family protein, producing MPVIVLLRHGLSSANVSGILAGRAPGVSLTDEGIRALRANLELLPHRHFTQLLHSPLQRCAQTASIAAETADFDRIDVDEAVIELDYGEWTGRPLKELGEEPLWATVVKSASQARFPGGESITEAAERSTARVRDLVAQLREDERADAESRADAEPTDGTEKSTPPRWAMIVSHGDIIKAIIADALGMPLDDFQRLSVAPGSFTVIDFSGDRPVLAAMSVTAAGLAQSAAVGGGGMR
- a CDS encoding DUF5703 family protein, whose product is MTYEFRKVSFSRDVPRSVSLQELNDQAEYGQWELARTRISAGGVRTVWLRRKIMPLTMSS
- a CDS encoding M20/M25/M40 family metallo-hydrolase, which gives rise to MFDFSAAEDEVTELCRQLIRIDTQNWGGNKANPELPAAELIASWLAEVDLKSEIVESSPGRANLVARVKGSDPEAPALVVHGHTDVVPAAAEDWSVDPFGGVVKDGLLWGRGAVDMKDMDAMIVASVRAMLRQGLTPRRDLVIAFFADEEAGGNYGARHMVRNRPELFSGATEAISEVGGYSVDVRGQRVYLIQTAEKGLAWLNLVAHGTAGHGSQRNDDNPVTRLAAAITRIGNHPWPQEIPLATRKLLEGVSELTGIEFTAETIPQLLAELGSVEKFVAPTLQNTSNPSFLEAGYKHNVIPGSATAYVDCRTLPGQHEDVMLKIKELAGEGIDITAEDEGEALESPFDTPLVAQMQKSLLADDPSANVLPYTLSGGTDNKSMAELGITGYGFAPLQLTGDLDFPAMFHGVDERVPISALKFGTRVLGDFLMKA
- a CDS encoding MaoC family dehydratase, coding for MMADSMLPIYARALLKTLPVGPRTGPELPDHAIDRSIPLEPVAYAGFAHVVGHGLDDIVHPGYLHILGFPLSMQLLADPEVPLPMMGMVHIHNRVDMHSQARLGEVVDFHLELAGPFEHTKGTTIEVRLEAKVDGRPVMVEVSTYLAKGRKLSGAKPKAQVPHLEFTAPQPSALWRLDPIIGQRYAKVSGDYNPIHLNGLAAKGFGFPRQIAHGMYSASRAFSAMDPRLESYRWDVSFAKPILLPGTVGYALTEGRRHEAAQSAVFDLKNGKPHVLSRVAHLD